One segment of Plasmodium gaboni strain SY75 chromosome 3, whole genome shotgun sequence DNA contains the following:
- a CDS encoding putative RNA-binding protein, with translation MGLFDKIRNIEKLNEAELKNIGNNDSSWHDQYRDSSYIYIGNLDNRLTEGDIVIVFSQYGEPIDVNLVRDNETGKSKGYCFLSYADQRSTILAVDNFNGYKLLERPLVVDHILNYRLPKKYLKDEDKNEYKPTGAEGQGIGVYNVVESEIKLSKIFDKIKNKSNEEKKKKLLDEDELWALNFEKSIKKDIISPIGHDEKSRHNEGMKEEEEEEDYHDDDSVDIKYKRHKEERKSLTTKKYDKKEKHKRKSDHKDKHRRRESHSRHREKEINKKSHKRRHKHRHTYDKYSSKSRSYDTSSSTDR, from the exons ATGGGattatttgataaaataaGGAATATTGAAAAGTTAAATGAAGcagaattaaaaaatattggAAATAATGATAGTTCTTGGCACGATCAATATAGAGATTCGAGTTACATTTATATAG gaAACTTAGATAATAGATTAACAGAAGGAGATATTGTTATCGTTTTTTCTCAGTATGGGGAACCAATAGATGTTAATTTAGTGCGTGATAACGAAACAG GAAAATCAAAGGGATATTGTTTTTTATCTTATGCTGACCAGAGAAGTACCATTTTGGCTGTAGATAATTTCAATGGTTATAAACTTTTAGAAAGACCACTTGTAGTTgatcatatattaaattatagATTGCccaaaaaatatttgaagGACGAG GATAAGAACGAATACAAACCAACCGGTGCTGAAGGACAAGGTATAGGTGTTTATAACGTAGTTGAAAGTGAGAtaaaattatcaaaaatttttgataaaataaagaataaatcaaatgaagagaagaaaaaaaaattattagaTGAAGATGAATTATGGGCATtaaattttgaaaaatCGATAAAAAAGGATATTATTAGTCCTATAGGACATGATGAAAAATCACGACATAATGAAGGAATgaaagaagaagaagaagaagaagattATCATGATGATGATTCTGTTGatattaaatataagaGACATAAAGAGGAAAGAAAATCCTTGACgacaaaaaaatatgataagAAAGAGAAGCATAAAAGAAAGAGTGATCATAAAGATAAACATAGGAGAAGAGAAAGTCATTCAAGACATAGggaaaaagaaataaataaaaaatcGCATAAACGTAGGCATAAGCATAGGCATACTTATGATAAGTATAGTAGTAAGAGCAGAAGTTATGATACTTCATCAAGTACTGACAGATGA
- a CDS encoding putative elongation factor 1 (EF-1), which translates to MANTHDELYVPLSYYILQNEGGNASNVDQVNNKKPKKKEVINKSSLIIDIKPYGENTDLDEVLNLVKNITMEGLTWGKAHKKTPFAFGLFKLQVSCVIVDDLVNTDELIETIENLGLNNEQLQKKKQMDDDEENYDEEDEIEGLVQSAEIISFNKL; encoded by the exons atggcAAATACTCATGATGAATTATATGTACCTTTaagttattatattctaCAAAATGAGGGAGGAAATGCCAGTAATGTCGATCAAgttaataataagaaaCCAAAAAAGAAGGAAGTTATTAAtaa GTCATCCCTAATTATTGATATAAAACCCTATGGTGAAAATACAGATCTTGATGAGGTGTTAAATcttgtaaaaaatataacaatgGAAGGATTAACATGGGGAAAAGCTCATAAGAAAACACCCTTTGCCTTTGGACTTTTCAAATTACAA GTATCTTGTGTTATAGTAGACGATTTAGTTAATACGGATGAACTTATAGAAACCATTGAAAACCTTGGATTGAATAATGAACAATTACagaaaaagaaacaaatGGATGATGATGAGGAAAATTACgatgaagaagatgaaATTGAAGGATTAGTTCAATCTGCTGAAATCATATCCTTTAATAaattgtaa